A region of Paenibacillus sp. JNUCC-31 DNA encodes the following proteins:
- a CDS encoding sigma-70 family RNA polymerase sigma factor, which yields MKSNFFTNEPEVSSLEIGELYIRYKSYAFSIAYRMLGSVVEAEDMVQDCFAELQSKPLHDIRNLKAYIAKLVVNRSLNLLNSARNQRESYVGEWLPEPMSNGGSANIPEETVQQKEMISYAYLVMLEKLSPMERAVFILREAFQYEYNEIADWLGKSESNCRQIFSRARRKLPDRLPTMEQNPAEYAVKEELLARFTTAFLSYDVSAMLDLLAEQPVFTADGGGRVHTVMRTMRVRKGVLALLTSRRVFTRLREREWVPTVINGEPHLALLERGQLSEVLCLELDSSGERIEGVYLVVNPDKLTSVST from the coding sequence ATGAAATCCAATTTCTTCACCAATGAGCCAGAAGTGTCTTCTCTGGAGATTGGTGAACTGTACATTCGCTACAAATCCTATGCATTTTCCATAGCTTACCGCATGCTTGGCAGTGTTGTAGAGGCTGAGGATATGGTGCAGGATTGTTTTGCAGAGCTGCAGAGCAAGCCCCTTCATGATATCCGTAATCTCAAGGCCTACATTGCGAAACTGGTCGTAAACCGCAGTCTGAATCTGCTGAATTCTGCCCGCAATCAAAGGGAAAGTTACGTTGGGGAATGGCTTCCAGAGCCGATGAGTAACGGTGGATCAGCCAATATTCCGGAGGAAACCGTGCAGCAGAAGGAGATGATTTCCTACGCTTATCTGGTTATGCTGGAGAAGCTTTCTCCGATGGAACGTGCTGTTTTTATCCTGCGTGAAGCATTCCAGTATGAGTATAACGAAATCGCGGATTGGCTGGGTAAATCGGAGAGCAACTGCCGTCAGATCTTTAGCCGGGCCAGACGCAAGCTGCCTGATCGCCTTCCTACCATGGAACAGAACCCTGCTGAGTATGCTGTAAAAGAGGAATTACTTGCCCGCTTTACAACCGCTTTTCTGAGTTATGATGTGTCCGCCATGCTGGATCTGCTAGCCGAACAACCTGTATTTACCGCAGATGGCGGTGGGCGTGTGCATACGGTCATGAGAACGATGAGAGTTCGCAAGGGCGTACTCGCCTTGTTGACCTCTCGTCGGGTTTTTACCCGATTGCGAGAACGAGAGTGGGTACCTACAGTTATTAACGGAGAGCCTCACCTTGCGTTATTGGAAAGGGGTCAGTTATCCGAGGTTCTGTGTCTGGAACTCGATTCTTCGGGTGAACGGATTGAGGGAGTTTATCTGGTTGTGAATCCAGACAAACTAACATCGGTATCGACATAA
- a CDS encoding SMI1/KNR4 family protein, whose product MTHENTARWNDLFNTLNELLNEKIQDDEIRQLYEEYQHREGASEQYLTAFETEYGVRLPEDFRAFYQRKDGSGYAFHILYPGDAEKEECTPFYLMSLEDIRETKQYFCEADMKLDEYYSAEEISKLDPEIKPYLFHKQWIPFATMAGGSLYLMLDFDPAEQGNYGQIIMYVHDPDFVYYLTDTFTELLEMSTRNLRIMDEIEY is encoded by the coding sequence GTGACACATGAGAACACCGCAAGATGGAATGACTTGTTCAACACGCTGAATGAGCTTCTGAACGAAAAAATCCAAGATGACGAAATTCGGCAATTATACGAGGAATACCAGCATCGGGAGGGTGCTTCCGAGCAATACCTAACCGCATTTGAAACGGAATATGGTGTCCGGCTGCCGGAAGATTTTCGGGCCTTCTATCAGCGTAAGGATGGCAGTGGTTATGCATTTCATATCTTGTATCCAGGCGATGCGGAAAAAGAAGAGTGTACCCCGTTTTATCTGATGTCACTGGAGGACATACGTGAAACCAAACAATACTTTTGTGAAGCAGACATGAAACTGGATGAGTACTATTCCGCGGAAGAGATCAGTAAGCTGGACCCGGAAATCAAGCCGTATTTATTTCATAAACAATGGATTCCTTTTGCAACGATGGCCGGGGGTTCCCTGTATTTGATGCTTGATTTTGATCCGGCAGAACAGGGGAACTATGGACAGATTATTATGTATGTGCATGATCCGGACTTTGTTTATTATTTGACAGATACATTTACAGAATTGCTGGAAATGTCCACTCGGAATCTAAGGATCATGGATGAAATTGAGTATTGA
- a CDS encoding SMI1/KNR4 family protein, translated as MNDLHERNELNELIERIVGRCREMYMVTRTFKPVPAEELDQFEKQHSISLPSSYRKWLEQYGEGTYTGWMNVQRPDQEVLKPFAEYDFWMHTEDTPVTQDQLQECISIGSSVDGDFLAVHPDVEGLLWLPRHDENIILWTCPEADFAETLNRIYCTYYHQDKPLTPAYFEPWNELRNHTFYHLANTTREGFMKELADLCKARFKWDAVLENEYMCKLFMASMGGYLRFNYANGREIALFYEEMDGGEGAMDHEINLFLLAHQCTALNRGGGEE; from the coding sequence GTGAACGATCTTCATGAACGGAATGAATTGAACGAACTGATCGAACGGATCGTAGGGAGATGTCGTGAAATGTATATGGTAACCCGTACGTTTAAACCCGTACCCGCTGAGGAATTGGATCAATTTGAAAAACAGCATTCCATCTCGTTGCCTTCCTCTTATCGAAAATGGCTGGAACAATACGGGGAAGGGACGTACACAGGCTGGATGAATGTGCAGCGGCCGGATCAGGAGGTATTGAAACCTTTTGCTGAATATGATTTTTGGATGCATACGGAGGATACACCGGTCACTCAAGATCAGCTTCAAGAGTGTATCAGTATTGGCAGTTCGGTGGATGGGGATTTCCTGGCAGTTCATCCAGACGTGGAGGGATTGTTATGGCTCCCGCGTCATGATGAGAATATCATCCTGTGGACATGTCCTGAAGCTGATTTTGCAGAGACGCTGAACCGGATCTATTGCACCTATTACCATCAGGATAAACCGCTGACCCCAGCCTATTTTGAACCCTGGAATGAACTGCGAAACCACACATTTTACCACTTGGCTAACACCACGCGTGAAGGCTTCATGAAAGAACTGGCTGATTTGTGCAAAGCGAGATTCAAGTGGGATGCCGTGCTAGAAAATGAATATATGTGTAAGCTGTTTATGGCTTCCATGGGCGGATATTTGCGTTTTAATTATGCGAATGGACGAGAAATTGCGCTCTTCTATGAAGAAATGGATGGAGGCGAAGGGGCGATGGATCATGAGATTAATCTTTTTTTGTTGGCACATCAGTGTACGGCTTTGAATAGAGGCGGAGGGGAGGAATAA
- a CDS encoding TetR/AcrR family transcriptional regulator: MPKIVDHEKQRIIVADAAIRVIRDNGLDHATVRNIAKEAGLSVGSMRHYFATQAELFAFCMNLFAERVQQRVEALQMTDSVLQNMKHLLLQFLPLDEDRKIEMEVWFSFSAKVLVYPELQKLSDQMHQGMYRAAQFVIQELQKQGMARTGMDAEIETERLYALVDGLAIHMLMQPERLTVQKVENVIGQHLSMLCQA, encoded by the coding sequence ATGCCAAAAATCGTAGATCATGAAAAACAAAGAATAATCGTTGCTGACGCAGCCATTCGAGTCATTCGGGATAACGGACTGGATCATGCTACCGTAAGAAATATAGCAAAGGAAGCGGGGTTATCCGTAGGTTCCATGAGGCATTATTTTGCCACACAGGCGGAGCTCTTTGCCTTTTGCATGAACCTTTTCGCTGAAAGAGTTCAACAAAGAGTAGAGGCATTACAGATGACTGATTCTGTATTACAAAATATGAAACATCTGCTACTGCAATTTCTTCCTTTAGATGAAGACAGAAAAATAGAAATGGAGGTTTGGTTCTCTTTTTCGGCTAAAGTGCTGGTTTATCCCGAACTGCAAAAGTTAAGTGATCAGATGCATCAAGGCATGTATCGGGCTGCCCAGTTTGTAATTCAGGAGTTGCAGAAACAGGGTATGGCACGTACGGGGATGGATGCTGAGATCGAAACCGAAAGGTTGTATGCCTTGGTTGATGGACTTGCCATTCATATGTTGATGCAGCCTGAAAGGCTAACCGTTCAAAAGGTGGAAAACGTGATTGGACAACATTTAAGCATGCTTTGTCAGGCGTAA
- a CDS encoding leucine-rich repeat domain-containing protein, which produces MLTVFFHTDPRGSAYEQLIDELIKKTDRFLLVDRRRYNEDEPPRVSKVLGRLQPHLIESCTMEEMMMQSGAMYSEGIYYIYRCTPESGQILKEEANRFHDWLYPSLPDDLCFLKQDGSDYFFNVAHENIYGMHITQEEASDLMERIPGLFFRLDRHREFESYLDDAINHQTDVLQICSHHLTEIPERIRELKHVKKLEIFEQDVFKLPLALFELTTLEELEIMTADLECIPKGIRQLKQLQRLTIYCGSSDRVVPGWKPKSKSELSFDSIPAEIGELTELVSLNIAYSGIRVLPPELEKLKNLRYLGVTNSLIEETPDVVSRMNWLQHVDLTNTPVGIGWKETLAEEENE; this is translated from the coding sequence GTGTTGACCGTTTTTTTTCATACCGATCCAAGAGGCTCTGCCTATGAACAATTAATTGACGAATTAATCAAGAAGACTGATCGTTTTTTACTAGTTGACAGACGACGGTACAATGAAGACGAACCACCAAGGGTTTCCAAAGTATTGGGAAGACTCCAGCCTCATCTTATTGAAAGCTGTACGATGGAAGAAATGATGATGCAGAGTGGAGCCATGTATTCAGAGGGGATTTATTACATATATCGCTGCACGCCGGAATCGGGTCAGATCCTTAAGGAAGAAGCAAATCGTTTTCATGACTGGTTGTATCCATCACTGCCAGATGATCTTTGTTTTTTGAAGCAGGATGGAAGTGATTATTTCTTTAACGTTGCACATGAGAATATATATGGAATGCATATTACCCAAGAAGAGGCTAGCGACTTGATGGAAAGGATACCTGGCTTGTTTTTCAGGTTGGATAGGCATCGTGAATTTGAAAGTTATCTGGACGATGCGATCAATCATCAGACCGATGTTCTCCAGATCTGCTCCCATCATTTGACCGAGATTCCGGAACGGATTCGGGAACTAAAGCATGTGAAGAAACTTGAGATATTTGAGCAGGATGTATTTAAGCTTCCCCTGGCTTTATTTGAATTGACCACACTGGAAGAATTGGAAATTATGACGGCTGATCTGGAGTGCATTCCTAAGGGGATCAGACAGTTAAAGCAGTTACAGAGACTAACGATTTATTGTGGAAGTTCTGACCGTGTGGTGCCGGGATGGAAACCAAAGTCCAAATCAGAGCTTAGTTTTGATTCCATTCCTGCGGAGATAGGAGAACTGACCGAATTAGTAAGTTTAAACATTGCTTATTCTGGGATACGTGTTCTTCCTCCTGAGCTGGAGAAGCTGAAGAATCTGCGTTATCTAGGTGTGACGAATAGCTTAATTGAAGAGACTCCTGATGTCGTTTCGCGGATGAATTGGTTGCAGCACGTGGACTTGACCAATACACCCGTGGGCATCGGTTGGAAAGAGACTTTGGCGGAAGAAGAAAATGAATAA
- a CDS encoding aromatic ring-hydroxylating oxygenase subunit alpha: MITSNSNPQLPSELPRGCTFSAEDWHVLSQYWYPIAQVSEVTDKPLAAQLLDVRLVLYRSNDNVVVAKDLCFHRGAPLSKGWVENGEIICPYHGFRYNCEGKCTAVPAHPSSKISPKLKLIVYPAVERYGLIWTSLAGTDEQIPSFPGWDDPDYINILPPNFDIAGSAGRQMEGFLDVSHFAYVHTETFGDRNNTEVPQYKVKREGNELLAEYWSSVSNYGKGQDNVAPEGFQWLREFRVFPPFAASLTVHFPENDKLNILNCASPISARYTRLFCPITRNFDKDAPIEDTIKFNLQVFEEDREMVESQKPEDLPLDLYAEAHIPADRTSIAYRQLLTELGLGRNYTS; this comes from the coding sequence ATGATAACTTCCAATTCCAATCCTCAACTACCATCTGAACTGCCCCGTGGCTGCACATTCTCTGCTGAAGACTGGCATGTCTTATCCCAATATTGGTATCCGATTGCACAGGTAAGTGAAGTAACAGATAAACCTCTCGCAGCTCAATTGCTTGATGTCCGATTGGTCCTGTATCGCAGCAACGACAACGTTGTGGTCGCCAAGGATCTTTGTTTTCACCGAGGGGCCCCGCTTAGTAAAGGATGGGTTGAAAATGGGGAAATCATCTGTCCTTATCATGGTTTCCGTTATAACTGTGAGGGAAAATGCACCGCCGTACCTGCTCACCCCAGCTCCAAAATCTCTCCCAAACTGAAACTTATTGTATATCCAGCAGTCGAACGTTATGGCCTGATCTGGACTTCACTCGCCGGAACAGATGAGCAGATTCCTTCATTCCCAGGTTGGGATGATCCGGATTATATTAATATCCTGCCTCCGAATTTTGATATTGCAGGTTCTGCCGGAAGACAAATGGAAGGATTTCTGGATGTATCCCATTTTGCCTATGTGCATACCGAGACGTTTGGCGACCGAAATAATACAGAGGTACCCCAGTACAAAGTAAAACGCGAAGGCAATGAACTGCTTGCCGAGTATTGGAGTTCTGTTAGCAATTATGGCAAGGGCCAGGATAACGTGGCGCCGGAAGGATTTCAATGGCTGCGCGAATTTCGGGTATTCCCGCCCTTTGCTGCATCACTTACAGTTCACTTCCCGGAAAACGACAAGCTGAACATTCTAAATTGTGCCTCCCCCATCTCTGCACGTTATACGCGTTTATTCTGTCCCATTACCCGCAACTTTGACAAGGATGCTCCGATCGAAGATACAATCAAGTTTAACTTACAGGTATTTGAGGAAGACCGTGAGATGGTGGAATCACAGAAGCCAGAGGATCTGCCACTGGACCTGTATGCGGAAGCTCATATTCCCGCAGATCGCACCTCCATTGCTTATCGTCAGTTATTGACCGAACTTGGGTTGGGACGAAACTACACATCGTAA
- a CDS encoding carboxymuconolactone decarboxylase family protein: MNLRVNYRVANPGAFKAMMAMEQHVSGQFEDKVLYELLKIRVSQINGCAFCLDMHAKDLLKLGDYADHILLLSVWREVPLFTEKERVMLELAEAVTCISDQGVPLELFEKVKDHFSDAELVDLILAINTINNWNRIAITTGMYPGCFN, translated from the coding sequence ATGAATTTAAGAGTGAATTACAGAGTGGCTAATCCGGGGGCTTTCAAAGCGATGATGGCCATGGAGCAGCATGTTTCGGGTCAATTTGAAGATAAAGTGTTATATGAACTGTTGAAAATTCGTGTATCACAAATCAATGGTTGTGCCTTTTGTCTTGATATGCATGCCAAAGATCTGTTGAAGCTGGGCGATTATGCCGATCACATTTTGCTGCTGAGTGTGTGGCGTGAGGTGCCTTTGTTTACGGAAAAAGAACGTGTTATGCTGGAGCTGGCTGAAGCCGTGACCTGTATTTCGGATCAAGGCGTGCCACTTGAATTGTTTGAAAAAGTGAAAGATCATTTCAGTGATGCCGAACTGGTGGATCTGATTCTGGCGATTAACACCATTAATAACTGGAACCGGATTGCGATTACAACAGGGATGTACCCTGGCTGCTTCAACTAA
- a CDS encoding DUF1361 domain-containing protein, whose amino-acid sequence MRRLNYIKIFIFLSVVTVVTLGLYYAAADWLDHRYFRFLIWNLFLGWIPFVFSYIAYGFSHMKWKGAAWLAVASGLLWLLFFPNSSYIVTDLVHLTARSSRYYGGGHGVDYMYWYDLIVVLMFVWTGLLLGFLSMYQLQEVIHYHLGRWASWIFVLGGCALGSYGVLLGRVYRLNSWDALTNRDTLVELMHESVSRPSLAFCMFFGTFILTIYATLYYLVNTRSLGPAKR is encoded by the coding sequence TTGAGAAGACTGAATTATATCAAAATATTTATTTTCCTTAGTGTGGTCACAGTGGTGACCCTGGGTTTGTATTACGCGGCAGCGGATTGGCTGGATCATCGCTATTTTCGTTTCCTTATCTGGAATTTGTTTCTGGGCTGGATTCCTTTTGTATTCTCTTATATCGCCTATGGCTTCAGTCATATGAAATGGAAAGGTGCAGCATGGCTTGCCGTTGCAAGCGGACTGTTATGGCTGCTGTTCTTTCCGAACTCTTCCTACATTGTAACGGATCTGGTTCATCTGACAGCACGCAGTTCCCGCTATTACGGCGGTGGACATGGTGTGGACTACATGTACTGGTATGACTTGATCGTGGTCTTGATGTTCGTCTGGACGGGATTATTGCTCGGATTCCTATCGATGTATCAGCTGCAGGAAGTGATCCATTACCACCTGGGACGATGGGCTTCATGGATCTTCGTGCTTGGAGGTTGTGCTCTGGGAAGTTACGGCGTGCTGCTGGGACGTGTTTATCGCCTGAACAGCTGGGATGCATTAACCAATCGGGACACGCTGGTTGAACTGATGCATGAGAGTGTAAGTCGGCCATCACTTGCGTTTTGTATGTTCTTTGGCACATTTATTCTTACGATCTATGCCACGCTGTACTATCTGGTCAATACAAGGTCTTTGGGTCCAGCCAAGAGGTAG
- a CDS encoding spore coat protein, with protein sequence MNENQMQFRNEANPGLTPHMNHGGHEMFDMHEVLSCAINVLDQYMIFRTFVQDTELLDILDRQYNFMLSQYNVTAECFSTGQKPGQETGTYMIPDMVPPIYGLKPAAPKKPNQSLADVKDAGISGHMLGLIKTHASLLAMAAPEITNPTVRRVVAAQVQHFIEMAYEIFMYQNKNAYYQVPQLNANDTQQMLKAYVPATGAPQMPTNNKPPLH encoded by the coding sequence ATGAATGAAAATCAAATGCAATTCAGAAATGAAGCAAACCCAGGCCTCACGCCCCATATGAACCATGGTGGACATGAAATGTTCGATATGCATGAAGTCCTGTCATGTGCAATCAACGTATTGGATCAATACATGATCTTCAGAACGTTTGTGCAAGATACCGAACTGCTTGATATACTTGACCGCCAGTACAATTTCATGTTGTCTCAGTACAATGTGACTGCTGAATGTTTCTCCACTGGACAGAAACCCGGGCAGGAGACAGGGACCTACATGATTCCAGACATGGTTCCGCCTATCTATGGTCTTAAGCCAGCTGCACCAAAAAAACCAAACCAATCCCTGGCTGATGTAAAAGATGCCGGAATCAGCGGTCATATGCTGGGACTGATCAAAACACACGCTTCTCTGCTCGCCATGGCTGCTCCTGAAATTACAAATCCGACAGTACGCCGTGTGGTTGCTGCTCAGGTTCAACATTTTATCGAGATGGCTTACGAAATTTTCATGTATCAAAACAAAAATGCTTATTACCAAGTTCCGCAACTCAATGCAAATGACACACAGCAGATGCTTAAGGCTTACGTACCAGCAACCGGCGCACCGCAAATGCCAACGAACAATAAACCACCTCTTCATTAG
- a CDS encoding cupin domain-containing protein, with protein sequence MATSYMDYTLPTTQFTFDLNQNPFFKKDEQNYINYLSIKQLNTLGNNSLLDIFLNTGSVVEPHIHQNASELVYCIRGSAVVSLINPFTHELLNFTITPGQVANVPQGWWHYEMATVDQTHLLAIFDAPIPEAIFGSDILRLTPASVLAHTYCLDENKVKDTLAPIQKTVIVGPPADCVTQVSPTTNMPHPNSQPNEQPYVNRLPYWGTWVDPRIIHEPGCPYYTEPPVNKNIQG encoded by the coding sequence TTGGCAACTTCCTATATGGACTATACCTTACCAACCACTCAATTTACATTTGACTTGAACCAGAATCCTTTCTTCAAAAAAGATGAACAAAACTATATTAATTACCTATCCATTAAACAATTAAATACGTTGGGGAATAATTCCCTTCTGGATATTTTCTTGAATACCGGCAGTGTAGTTGAACCTCATATCCATCAGAATGCATCCGAACTGGTATATTGCATCCGTGGTTCAGCCGTTGTTTCCCTCATTAACCCGTTTACTCATGAGTTGTTAAACTTTACGATCACCCCAGGCCAAGTAGCCAATGTTCCGCAAGGCTGGTGGCACTATGAAATGGCAACGGTAGATCAGACCCACCTGCTGGCTATCTTTGATGCTCCAATCCCTGAAGCCATATTTGGTTCAGATATTCTACGTCTGACACCAGCGAGTGTTCTGGCCCATACGTATTGTCTGGATGAGAACAAGGTGAAGGATACGCTCGCTCCAATCCAAAAAACAGTGATTGTGGGGCCTCCAGCAGACTGTGTAACTCAAGTTTCCCCGACCACAAATATGCCGCATCCGAACAGTCAGCCCAACGAACAGCCATATGTGAATCGCCTTCCATATTGGGGAACGTGGGTAGATCCTCGTATTATTCACGAACCAGGCTGTCCGTATTATACAGAACCTCCGGTGAATAAAAATATTCAAGGGTAA
- a CDS encoding alpha/beta fold hydrolase: MDTSIQSKHKRKFGVLKFTLGLFCTVLLIIGGGFLYEWYASSQAKSEFPPAGKLVEAGGYKLHIHKQGNGSPTIIMEAGSGETSLSWRDIPSELAKHATVVTYDRAGYAWSEAAPTERTGANIVQELHLALENEGINGPYVMVGHSLGGMYARLFTQMYSNEVQGLVLIDARPEDDDRNTKALLQQDHFIGNPPASLLSLLKLSGSFRLFPDFMLEGLVAEQDRDAFINVIATPSFFHAKEEEGALAFTTEDAIRGQNLGSIPIRIIARGLPQNYAQAGISTEVGQQLESIWQTGQRNMMNLSSDSEFIIAKQSGHMVIHDEPELVVQTILELISSRK, translated from the coding sequence ATGGACACAAGTATTCAAAGCAAACACAAACGTAAATTTGGAGTATTGAAGTTCACCCTCGGGCTGTTCTGCACCGTTCTATTGATTATTGGTGGAGGTTTCCTGTATGAGTGGTACGCCTCTTCTCAGGCCAAAAGTGAGTTCCCTCCTGCAGGAAAGTTGGTTGAAGCAGGAGGTTACAAGCTTCATATTCATAAACAGGGGAATGGATCACCTACCATTATTATGGAGGCCGGTAGTGGTGAGACCAGTTTGTCCTGGAGAGATATCCCCTCTGAGCTTGCTAAACACGCAACTGTCGTGACCTATGATCGGGCAGGATACGCCTGGAGCGAAGCCGCGCCCACAGAGCGTACAGGAGCCAACATCGTACAAGAGTTACATCTGGCTCTCGAAAATGAAGGTATTAATGGACCATATGTCATGGTAGGCCACTCCTTGGGGGGCATGTATGCCAGACTATTTACGCAGATGTACTCAAACGAAGTACAGGGCCTTGTCTTAATTGATGCCCGTCCCGAGGATGATGATCGGAATACGAAAGCTTTACTCCAACAGGATCATTTCATAGGGAACCCGCCTGCCTCATTATTATCACTGTTGAAGTTATCCGGAAGTTTCCGTCTATTTCCAGACTTCATGCTGGAAGGACTGGTTGCAGAGCAAGATCGGGATGCATTTATTAACGTGATAGCAACCCCTTCCTTTTTTCATGCCAAAGAAGAAGAAGGCGCTCTCGCATTTACAACAGAAGATGCCATTCGTGGGCAGAATCTCGGATCCATTCCGATACGAATCATTGCCAGGGGTCTCCCCCAGAACTATGCCCAGGCGGGAATTTCAACTGAAGTTGGGCAGCAACTTGAATCCATATGGCAAACCGGTCAGCGTAATATGATGAATCTGTCCAGTGATAGCGAGTTTATCATTGCCAAGCAGAGTGGCCATATGGTTATTCATGATGAACCGGAATTGGTTGTGCAGACAATTCTTGAATTGATTTCGAGTAGGAAATGA
- a CDS encoding serine hydrolase domain-containing protein produces the protein MMNITDLTRKIEEVMEKVDFSGVVLIKQNGDTLLNTARAYANRSDERLNQPDTRFGIASGCKIFTAVSICQLIEQGKLSYDSRLADVLSIKFPLWDQGVTIHQLLTHTSGIPDYFDEEVMEDFAELWKDRPVYSMRQLNDFLPMFQHLPMKSAPGERFHYNNAAFIVLGLIVEEHTGHSFTEYVEEYIFKRCGMSSSGYFVTDRLPGNTAIGYMDHEDGSWTSNIFSIPIKGGADGGAYTTAPDMIRFWEALLSNELLSQETTEKLITPYVPEDDETFYGQGIWIDRRGEELFKWHLMGFDPGVSFMSSVYPDHNVQVVVLSNKESGPYPITLAVEEVLVKRPNSYEN, from the coding sequence ATGATGAATATAACAGATCTGACACGCAAAATAGAAGAAGTGATGGAGAAGGTTGATTTTTCGGGCGTAGTTTTGATAAAACAAAACGGAGATACGCTATTGAATACGGCTCGTGCATATGCCAATCGAAGTGATGAACGGTTGAATCAGCCAGATACACGGTTCGGCATTGCATCTGGTTGCAAAATCTTTACGGCAGTGAGTATATGCCAATTGATTGAACAAGGAAAATTATCGTACGATTCCAGGTTGGCAGATGTCTTGAGCATTAAGTTTCCTCTATGGGATCAAGGAGTTACAATCCATCAGCTGTTAACACATACTTCAGGCATCCCGGATTATTTTGATGAAGAAGTGATGGAGGATTTTGCTGAATTGTGGAAGGACCGGCCCGTCTATTCGATGCGGCAATTGAATGATTTTTTGCCGATGTTTCAGCATCTGCCTATGAAATCTGCCCCGGGTGAACGGTTCCACTATAATAATGCGGCATTCATCGTATTGGGCCTTATTGTTGAAGAGCACACGGGACATTCGTTTACGGAGTATGTAGAGGAATATATTTTCAAAAGGTGCGGCATGTCGAGTTCGGGTTATTTCGTGACAGACCGGCTTCCGGGTAATACTGCGATCGGATATATGGATCATGAAGACGGCTCATGGACAAGCAACATTTTTTCCATTCCTATTAAGGGTGGGGCTGATGGTGGAGCTTATACGACAGCGCCGGATATGATTCGTTTCTGGGAAGCGTTATTAAGTAATGAACTGTTGAGCCAAGAAACAACTGAAAAGTTGATTACGCCATATGTGCCTGAGGACGATGAAACCTTTTATGGGCAGGGGATCTGGATTGATCGGAGAGGGGAAGAACTATTTAAATGGCATCTGATGGGTTTTGATCCTGGGGTGTCGTTCATGTCTTCTGTATATCCGGATCACAACGTGCAAGTTGTTGTCCTCTCCAACAAAGAATCGGGTCCTTACCCAATAACTCTTGCGGTGGAAGAGGTATTGGTGAAACGGCCTAATTCTTATGAAAATTAA